In Trifolium pratense cultivar HEN17-A07 linkage group LG7, ARS_RC_1.1, whole genome shotgun sequence, a genomic segment contains:
- the LOC123895636 gene encoding receptor kinase-like protein Xa21 isoform X2, translating into MAKPYSLLSILSASLYYYFFITCLAKSTKNIITDEFALFAFKSSITLDPYHILSNWSISSSNSFSACNWVGVTCDEQHGRVRKLNLGNMGLKGTISPHLGNLSFLVVLDLNGNSFHGELPHELLHLKRLKLLNLSNNGFVGEIPSRIGFLSKLQYLHLGYNNFVGLIPQSISNLSMLEYLNLNSNFIKGTIPNVIGQLRRLRILRISNIKPLSGIIPKTISNLSSLEEIYLRNNTLSGEIPKGIGDLTWLRIVNLQYNMLTGNIFMFNSTSLEHLYLGNNNLSGILPSNVCQGLPNLRSLYLFFNDFYGEMPKVWRYCKELEDLELSNNNFDKGRMPHDIGKLTKLRYLFLPLTNLHGSIPMEIGHLNQLTFLELGNNSLSGPIPSKILNISTLESLIFEQNSLSGMLPSNMGFGLPNLQQLQMNGNKFVGKIPNSISNASNLVTLDLSRNEFSGIIPNSFGHLAFIEYLFIHNNNLTLNDDSLEINFLTSLTSCRYLANLDVSNNRLSKLPKRIGNLSLEHFYANSVGINGYIPLEIGNMSNLIELSLSMNDLNGSIPSTIKRSNLQLLDLDYNGLQGSIVHELCEVSSLSELYLTSNKLSGVLPTCLGNMTSLRKFHIGYNKFTSLIPLSFWNLEDILEVNLSSNALIGNLPPEIKNLRALTLLDLSKNQISSNIPTAISLLRTLETLSLANNKLNGPIPTSLGEMFSLSFLDLSHNLITGVIPKSLESISSLKYINLSYNRLQGEIPDGGPFKSFTAQSFMHNDALCGNPRLQVPLCMKKSKKKKQLIKFVLPIIVVLCILVVACIIIWRHKRKKVENPLKSDLSATLGAPRRISYYEVVKATNGFSESNLLGKGGFGSVYQGMLSSGKMVAIKVLDLTLEATSRSFDAECNAMRNLRHRNLVQVISSCSNDDFKSLVMEFMSNGSVEKWLYSENYCLNFLQRLNIMIDVASALEYLHHGSSIPVVHCDLKPSNVLLDEDMVAHVSDFGISKLLDEGQSKTHTQTLATLGYVAPEYGPKGVISVKGDVYSYGIMLMEMFTAKKPTNEMFSEELTLKTWISESMVNSVMEVVDYNLVSQNEKELHEIFALALSCCADSPEARIKMTDVTTSLIKIKTLAMR; encoded by the exons ATGGCCAAACCATACTCTTTGCTCTCTATTCTCTCTGCCTCACTCTATTATTACTTCTTCATCACTTGCTTAGCTAAAAGTACTAAAAACATCATCACCGATGAATTTGCACTCTTTGCATTCAAATCATCTATTACCTTAGACCCTTATCATATACTTAGTAATTGGTCAATCTCCTCTTCTAATTCTTTCTCTGCATGCAATTGGGTTGGTGTCACTTGTGATGAGCAACATGGAAGAGTAAGGAAATTGAATCTTGGTAACATGGGCCTTAAAGGTACCATTTCTCCTCATTTGGGAAATCTTTCTTTCCTTGTTGTTCTTGATCTAAATGGCAATAGTTTCCATGGTGAGTTACCACATGAGTTACTTCACTTGAAGAGATTGAAATTGTTGAATTTGAGCAACAATGGTTTTGTTGGAGAAATTCCATCAAGGATAGGGTTCTTATCCAAACTTCAATATTTGCATCTTGGCtataataattttgttggaTTAATTCCACAATCTATATCCAATTTGTCAATGTTAGAGTATCTAAATTTGAACTCAAATTTCATCAAAGGAACCATTCCGAATGTTATTGGTCAACTTCGTCGGTTAAGGATTTTGCGTATCAGTAACATTAAGCCGTTGTCCGGAATCATACCAAAGACAATTTCCAACCTTTCTTCCCTTGAAGAAATCTACTTAAGAAATAACACCTTATCAG GAGAAATTCCGAAAGGAATCGGTGATCTTACATGGTTGAGAATTGTGAACCTTCAATATAATATGCTCACAGGCAACATATTTATGTTCAACAGCACATCATTGGAACACTTATACCTtggtaataataatttgagtgGCATTCTTCCATCAAATGTTTGTCAAGGGCTTCCAAATCTTAGATCACTCTATCTTTTCTTTAATGATTTTTATGGTGAGATGCCAAAAGTTTGGCGTTATTGCAAAGAGTTGGAAGATTTGGAACTATCCAACAATAATTTTGACAAAGGACGTATGCCACATGACATTGGAAAATTGACCAAGCTTCGATATTTGTTTCTTCCCTTGACTAACTTGCATG GTTCGATACCAATGGAGATTGGCCATCTCAATCAACTCACATTTTTAGAATTGGGAAATAACAGTTTGAGTGGACCTATTCCTTCAAAAATCCTCAACATTTCAACATTGGAATCTTTAATTTTTGAACAAAATTCACTCTCAGGCATGCTTCCATCAAACATGGGATTTGGCCTTCCTAACCTACAACAATTACAGATGAATGGAAACAAATTTGTTGGAAAAATTCCAAATAGTATATCCAATGCTTCAAATCTAGTTACACTTGACTTGAGTCGTAACGAATTTAGTGGAATTATACCGAATTCTTTTGGACATTTAGCATTCATTGAATACCTCTTCATACACAACAATAATTTGACATTAAATGATGATTCACTTGAAATAAACTTCCTTACTTCACTTACTAGTTGCAGATATCTTGCAAATCTTGATGTATCAAATAATAGGTTATCAAAACTTCCCAAGCGCATTGGAAACTTATCATTAGAACACTTTTACGCAAATTCTGTTGGAATTAATGGATATATTCCACTAGAAATCGGAAACATGAGCAACCTCATTGAATTGTCTCTGAGTATGAATGATTTAAATGGATCCATTCCTAGTACAATTAAAAGGTCAAATCTTCAACTTTTGGATCTTGACTACAATGGACTGCAGGGATCAATAGTTCATGAGCTTTGTGAAGTTAGCAGTTTGAGTGAGTTGTATTTAACAAGCAATAAGCTTTCTGGTGTGTTACCAACATGTTTGGGAAATATGACTTCTCTTAGAAAGTTTCACATAGGATACAATAAGTTCACCTCATTAATACCTCTCTCTTTTTGGAATCTTGAAGATATTTTAGAGGTAAACTTATCCTCTAATGCTTTAATTGGAAATCTTCCACCTGAGATTAAGAATTTAAGAGCTCTTACACTATTAGATCTctccaaaaatcaaatttcaagcAACATTCCAACAGCCATAAGTTTATTGAGAACTTTAGAAACCCTCTCCTTAGCAAATAACAAATTGAATGGTCCTATTCCAACATCACTTGGTGAAATGTTTAGTTTGAGTTTCTTGGACTTGTCTCATAATCTTATAACTGGTGTGATTCCAAAATCATTAGAGTCAATTTCTTCTCTTAAATACATAAATCTATCATACAATAGATTACAAGGAGAGATTCCTGACGGAGGACCTTTCAAAAGCTTCACAGCTCAATCTTTCATGCATAATGATGCGCTTTGTGGCAATCCTCGCTTACAAGTGCCTCTATGTATGAAGAAgtcaaagaaaaagaagcaaCTGATCAAATTTGTATTGCCCATAATTGTTGTGTTATGCATTTTGGTTGTTGCATGCATAATAATTTGGAGGCATAAAAGGAAGAAGGTTGAAAATCCACTTAAAAGTGATTTGTCAGCTACTTTAGGGGCTCCAAGAAGAATATCCTACTATGAAGTTGTGAAAGCTACTAATGGATTTAGTGAAAGTAATTTACTTGGAAAGGGTGGCTTTGGATCTGTGTATCAAGGAATGCTTTCTAGTGGGAAGATGGTGGCAATTAAAGTACTTGACTTGACATTGGAAGCAACATCAAGAAGCTTTGATGCAGAATGTAATGCAATGCGCAACCTTCGGCATCGAAATCTTGTTCAAGTTATCAGTAGTTGTTCAAATGATGATTTCAAATCACTGGTGATGGAGTTTATGTCAAACGGAAGTGTGGAAAAATGGTTATACTCAGAGAACTATTGTTTGAATTTCTTGCAAAGGTTGAATATAATGATAGATGTGGCATCTGCATTGGAATATCTACATCATGGTTCTTCAATACCAGTGGTTCATTGTGATTTGAAGCCTAGTAATGTGTTACTAGATGAAGATATGGTTGCGCATGTTAGCGATTTTGGAATTTCGAAGCTTTTGGATGAAGGACAATCTAAAACTCATACACAAACATTAGCTACTCTTGGTTATGTTGCACCAG AATATGGACCTAAGGGAGTCATTTCAGTTAAAGGAGATGTGTATAGTTATGGAATAATGCTGATGGAAATGTTCACCGCAAAGAAGCCAACAAATGAAATGTTTTCAGAAGAATTAACCTTGAAAACCTGGATTAGTGAATCAATGGTCAATTCAGTTATGGAAGTTGTGGATTACAATTTAGTCTCACAAAATGAAAAAGAACTTCATGAAATTTTTGCTTTAGCTTTGAGTTGCTGTGCAGATTCACCTGAGGCAAGAATTAAAATGACAGATGTAACTACATCGTTAATCAAAATCAAGACATTGGCCATGCGGTGA
- the LOC123895636 gene encoding probable LRR receptor-like serine/threonine-protein kinase At3g47570 isoform X1, whose protein sequence is MAKPYSLLSILSASLYYYFFITCLAKSTKNIITDEFALFAFKSSITLDPYHILSNWSISSSNSFSACNWVGVTCDEQHGRVRKLNLGNMGLKGTISPHLGNLSFLVVLDLNGNSFHGELPHELLHLKRLKLLNLSNNGFVGEIPSRIGFLSKLQYLHLGYNNFVGLIPQSISNLSMLEYLNLNSNFIKGTIPNVIGQLRRLRILRISNIKPLSGIIPKTISNLSSLEEIYLRNNTLSGEIPKGIGDLTWLRIVNLQYNMLTGNIFMFNSTSLEHLYLGNNNLSGILPSNVCQGLPNLRSLYLFFNDFYGEMPKVWRYCKELEDLELSNNNFDKGRMPHDIGKLTKLRYLFLPLTNLHDEIPSSLFNISSLMVIDLDMNNLNGSLPNEMCHQFRQLQVFSLDYNDYRGIIPRSIENCTSLQYFSLADNLFTGSIPMEIGHLNQLTFLELGNNSLSGPIPSKILNISTLESLIFEQNSLSGMLPSNMGFGLPNLQQLQMNGNKFVGKIPNSISNASNLVTLDLSRNEFSGIIPNSFGHLAFIEYLFIHNNNLTLNDDSLEINFLTSLTSCRYLANLDVSNNRLSKLPKRIGNLSLEHFYANSVGINGYIPLEIGNMSNLIELSLSMNDLNGSIPSTIKRSNLQLLDLDYNGLQGSIVHELCEVSSLSELYLTSNKLSGVLPTCLGNMTSLRKFHIGYNKFTSLIPLSFWNLEDILEVNLSSNALIGNLPPEIKNLRALTLLDLSKNQISSNIPTAISLLRTLETLSLANNKLNGPIPTSLGEMFSLSFLDLSHNLITGVIPKSLESISSLKYINLSYNRLQGEIPDGGPFKSFTAQSFMHNDALCGNPRLQVPLCMKKSKKKKQLIKFVLPIIVVLCILVVACIIIWRHKRKKVENPLKSDLSATLGAPRRISYYEVVKATNGFSESNLLGKGGFGSVYQGMLSSGKMVAIKVLDLTLEATSRSFDAECNAMRNLRHRNLVQVISSCSNDDFKSLVMEFMSNGSVEKWLYSENYCLNFLQRLNIMIDVASALEYLHHGSSIPVVHCDLKPSNVLLDEDMVAHVSDFGISKLLDEGQSKTHTQTLATLGYVAPEYGPKGVISVKGDVYSYGIMLMEMFTAKKPTNEMFSEELTLKTWISESMVNSVMEVVDYNLVSQNEKELHEIFALALSCCADSPEARIKMTDVTTSLIKIKTLAMR, encoded by the exons ATGGCCAAACCATACTCTTTGCTCTCTATTCTCTCTGCCTCACTCTATTATTACTTCTTCATCACTTGCTTAGCTAAAAGTACTAAAAACATCATCACCGATGAATTTGCACTCTTTGCATTCAAATCATCTATTACCTTAGACCCTTATCATATACTTAGTAATTGGTCAATCTCCTCTTCTAATTCTTTCTCTGCATGCAATTGGGTTGGTGTCACTTGTGATGAGCAACATGGAAGAGTAAGGAAATTGAATCTTGGTAACATGGGCCTTAAAGGTACCATTTCTCCTCATTTGGGAAATCTTTCTTTCCTTGTTGTTCTTGATCTAAATGGCAATAGTTTCCATGGTGAGTTACCACATGAGTTACTTCACTTGAAGAGATTGAAATTGTTGAATTTGAGCAACAATGGTTTTGTTGGAGAAATTCCATCAAGGATAGGGTTCTTATCCAAACTTCAATATTTGCATCTTGGCtataataattttgttggaTTAATTCCACAATCTATATCCAATTTGTCAATGTTAGAGTATCTAAATTTGAACTCAAATTTCATCAAAGGAACCATTCCGAATGTTATTGGTCAACTTCGTCGGTTAAGGATTTTGCGTATCAGTAACATTAAGCCGTTGTCCGGAATCATACCAAAGACAATTTCCAACCTTTCTTCCCTTGAAGAAATCTACTTAAGAAATAACACCTTATCAG GAGAAATTCCGAAAGGAATCGGTGATCTTACATGGTTGAGAATTGTGAACCTTCAATATAATATGCTCACAGGCAACATATTTATGTTCAACAGCACATCATTGGAACACTTATACCTtggtaataataatttgagtgGCATTCTTCCATCAAATGTTTGTCAAGGGCTTCCAAATCTTAGATCACTCTATCTTTTCTTTAATGATTTTTATGGTGAGATGCCAAAAGTTTGGCGTTATTGCAAAGAGTTGGAAGATTTGGAACTATCCAACAATAATTTTGACAAAGGACGTATGCCACATGACATTGGAAAATTGACCAAGCTTCGATATTTGTTTCTTCCCTTGACTAACTTGCATG ATGAAATTCCATCTTCCCTCTTCAACATCTCTTCTTTGATGGTGATCGATCTTGACATGAACAACTTAAATGGAAGTCTCCCAAATGAGATGTGTCATCAATTTCGTCAACTTCAAGTTTTTTCTCTAGACTATAATGATTATAGAGGAATCATTCCACGATCTATTGAAAATTGCACATCTTTACAATATTTCAGTTTGGCAGATAACCTTTTTACAG GTTCGATACCAATGGAGATTGGCCATCTCAATCAACTCACATTTTTAGAATTGGGAAATAACAGTTTGAGTGGACCTATTCCTTCAAAAATCCTCAACATTTCAACATTGGAATCTTTAATTTTTGAACAAAATTCACTCTCAGGCATGCTTCCATCAAACATGGGATTTGGCCTTCCTAACCTACAACAATTACAGATGAATGGAAACAAATTTGTTGGAAAAATTCCAAATAGTATATCCAATGCTTCAAATCTAGTTACACTTGACTTGAGTCGTAACGAATTTAGTGGAATTATACCGAATTCTTTTGGACATTTAGCATTCATTGAATACCTCTTCATACACAACAATAATTTGACATTAAATGATGATTCACTTGAAATAAACTTCCTTACTTCACTTACTAGTTGCAGATATCTTGCAAATCTTGATGTATCAAATAATAGGTTATCAAAACTTCCCAAGCGCATTGGAAACTTATCATTAGAACACTTTTACGCAAATTCTGTTGGAATTAATGGATATATTCCACTAGAAATCGGAAACATGAGCAACCTCATTGAATTGTCTCTGAGTATGAATGATTTAAATGGATCCATTCCTAGTACAATTAAAAGGTCAAATCTTCAACTTTTGGATCTTGACTACAATGGACTGCAGGGATCAATAGTTCATGAGCTTTGTGAAGTTAGCAGTTTGAGTGAGTTGTATTTAACAAGCAATAAGCTTTCTGGTGTGTTACCAACATGTTTGGGAAATATGACTTCTCTTAGAAAGTTTCACATAGGATACAATAAGTTCACCTCATTAATACCTCTCTCTTTTTGGAATCTTGAAGATATTTTAGAGGTAAACTTATCCTCTAATGCTTTAATTGGAAATCTTCCACCTGAGATTAAGAATTTAAGAGCTCTTACACTATTAGATCTctccaaaaatcaaatttcaagcAACATTCCAACAGCCATAAGTTTATTGAGAACTTTAGAAACCCTCTCCTTAGCAAATAACAAATTGAATGGTCCTATTCCAACATCACTTGGTGAAATGTTTAGTTTGAGTTTCTTGGACTTGTCTCATAATCTTATAACTGGTGTGATTCCAAAATCATTAGAGTCAATTTCTTCTCTTAAATACATAAATCTATCATACAATAGATTACAAGGAGAGATTCCTGACGGAGGACCTTTCAAAAGCTTCACAGCTCAATCTTTCATGCATAATGATGCGCTTTGTGGCAATCCTCGCTTACAAGTGCCTCTATGTATGAAGAAgtcaaagaaaaagaagcaaCTGATCAAATTTGTATTGCCCATAATTGTTGTGTTATGCATTTTGGTTGTTGCATGCATAATAATTTGGAGGCATAAAAGGAAGAAGGTTGAAAATCCACTTAAAAGTGATTTGTCAGCTACTTTAGGGGCTCCAAGAAGAATATCCTACTATGAAGTTGTGAAAGCTACTAATGGATTTAGTGAAAGTAATTTACTTGGAAAGGGTGGCTTTGGATCTGTGTATCAAGGAATGCTTTCTAGTGGGAAGATGGTGGCAATTAAAGTACTTGACTTGACATTGGAAGCAACATCAAGAAGCTTTGATGCAGAATGTAATGCAATGCGCAACCTTCGGCATCGAAATCTTGTTCAAGTTATCAGTAGTTGTTCAAATGATGATTTCAAATCACTGGTGATGGAGTTTATGTCAAACGGAAGTGTGGAAAAATGGTTATACTCAGAGAACTATTGTTTGAATTTCTTGCAAAGGTTGAATATAATGATAGATGTGGCATCTGCATTGGAATATCTACATCATGGTTCTTCAATACCAGTGGTTCATTGTGATTTGAAGCCTAGTAATGTGTTACTAGATGAAGATATGGTTGCGCATGTTAGCGATTTTGGAATTTCGAAGCTTTTGGATGAAGGACAATCTAAAACTCATACACAAACATTAGCTACTCTTGGTTATGTTGCACCAG AATATGGACCTAAGGGAGTCATTTCAGTTAAAGGAGATGTGTATAGTTATGGAATAATGCTGATGGAAATGTTCACCGCAAAGAAGCCAACAAATGAAATGTTTTCAGAAGAATTAACCTTGAAAACCTGGATTAGTGAATCAATGGTCAATTCAGTTATGGAAGTTGTGGATTACAATTTAGTCTCACAAAATGAAAAAGAACTTCATGAAATTTTTGCTTTAGCTTTGAGTTGCTGTGCAGATTCACCTGAGGCAAGAATTAAAATGACAGATGTAACTACATCGTTAATCAAAATCAAGACATTGGCCATGCGGTGA